One window of Nitrospirota bacterium genomic DNA carries:
- a CDS encoding VTT domain-containing protein — MKLSRLYIAVIAVLVAAVLAAWFLWLHDVVSFQNIKAHRHELREMVGEHYVSSVAAFVGAVLCTAFFMPGALALALLGGFLFGTVHCIVYVNAGGLMGATLAFLLARHLLGNWLQQHYEHELRAFNREIKRHGHNYLVTLRILPIFPFFLVNLQLRRPGTGQLELSLGGPVAEDTGGTGPDGPFRPPARGGQYHQALPAAAQGAGELTTPFAARYVLLR; from the coding sequence ATGAAGCTTTCACGACTGTATATCGCCGTCATCGCCGTGCTTGTGGCCGCCGTCCTGGCGGCCTGGTTCCTCTGGCTCCATGACGTCGTCAGCTTCCAGAACATCAAGGCGCACAGGCACGAGCTGAGAGAAATGGTCGGGGAGCACTACGTTTCTTCGGTGGCGGCCTTCGTCGGCGCGGTGCTCTGCACGGCGTTTTTCATGCCGGGGGCCCTGGCCCTGGCTCTCCTCGGTGGTTTCCTCTTCGGCACGGTGCACTGCATCGTCTACGTCAATGCAGGCGGCCTTATGGGGGCCACGCTTGCCTTTCTTCTCGCCCGCCACCTCCTGGGCAACTGGCTGCAACAGCACTATGAGCACGAGCTCAGGGCCTTCAACAGGGAGATCAAGCGACATGGGCACAACTATCTCGTGACGCTCCGGATTCTCCCCATTTTCCCCTTTTTCCTTGTGAACCTACAGCTTCGCCGGCCAGGGACTGGGCAGCTTGAACTCTCCCTGGGAGGTCCTGTCGCCGAAGATACTGGCGGCACTGGCCCTGATGGCCCTTTTCGCCCTCCTGCCCGTGGAGGTCAATATCATCAAGCACTTCCGGCAGCGGCCCAGGGGGCCGGGGAATTGACAACCCCCTTCGCCGCACGCTATGTTCTCCTTAGATAG